A window of Saccharomyces eubayanus strain FM1318 chromosome XII, whole genome shotgun sequence contains these coding sequences:
- the GEP5 gene encoding Gep5p: protein MISQANSLLLPFIDSLPLHQITKTALTTKLAEIHSDFKFKEIAVPLTESLQVYERAQRAQDLRTSLKALESIVYQTHFQWNNPRPRHARLFQKHYHFLLSHWPFENHRSLVDSIPAQSGKLVSMASKGNWLKTDWTTLFQVRNPWVRTPPRPALPSPSLVQHSMADLDAFTAERTFLVNSLGNHYKFLRANSQLSYNHKKYPSPGVQIPIRNALGEISPPKQISKLFARQLAHIYTSLFVENPPLSATNELALMTVFHDATFERRHTRFYMRACARAYTISNADSTSEPLTFRCTHWGD, encoded by the coding sequence ATGATATCACAGGCCAACAGCCTGTTGCTGCCGTTCATAGACTCACTGCCGCTGCATCAGATAACTAAGACCGCGCTGACAACAAAGCTTGCAGAAATACACAGTGATTTCaagttcaaagaaataGCCGTGCCGCTAACCGAATCGCTGCAAGTGTACGAAAGGGCCCAGAGAGCGCAAGACCTGAGAACCAGTTTGAAGGCATTGGAGAGCATCGTCTATCAAACGCATTTCCAATGGAACAATCCCCGTCCAAGACATGCTCGCCTTTTTCAGAAGCACTACCATTTCCTGCTGAGCCATTGGCCCTTTGAAAACCACAGGTCTCTGGTTGATTCCATTCCCGCACAGAGCGGGAAACTGGTATCCATGGCCTCAAAGGGCAACTGGCTGAAGACAGACTGGACCACGCTGTTTCAAGTGAGAAATCCCTGGGTCCGCACACCACCACGACCAGCGTTGCCATCACCTTCATTAGTACAACACAGCATGGCAGACCTCGACGCTTTCACCGCAGAGAGGACCTTTCTGGTCAATTCCCTTGGAAACCACTACAAGTTCTTGAGAGCGAACAGTCAACTAAGCTACAACCATAAGAAATACCCCTCCCCTGGCGTCCAAATCCCCATTAGAAATGCCCTGGGCGAGATCTCCCCACCCAAGCAAATCTCTAAACTCTTTGCAAGACAATTGGCTCACATTTACACCAGTCTGTTTGTGGAGAACCCGCCGTTATCTGCTACGAACGAACTTGCGTTGATGACCGTCTTCCATGACGCCACCTTCGAGCGACGCCATACAAGATTCTACATGCGTGCTTGTGCAAGGGCATACACGATTTCGAACGCCGACTCTACTAGTGAGCCGTTGACGTTTCGTTGCACCCACTGGGGCGACTAG